One genomic region from Edaphobacter dinghuensis encodes:
- a CDS encoding DUF3800 domain-containing protein has translation MIDLDELRDGQIRFHHLGQTDSVYTFYYDETNNVRKLYVDEDGFNVASPKIFILGGIAHEGKVRAIDISTLRQAMNIQKNVCELKLAHVAKGEFVELLKSEKLAIFLRWIRDDGFIIHYHELDPLYWSVVDIVDSILAKSDHAMLLHYHALLKSDLTAVFRNNLRATAALFHQYGYPGLSAENRIPFLRDLLEFLECSESCLPEFNYFMLKGVLQMGRSLDELAFIEGNPRNLLIENFSAFYLNRIALFRRSDHILDTENSVQEAFKRSPLMCGDKPATNYRFADSKDEAGIQLADVLVGVLGKLHSYLTEASREEVAQARDGLSGTCLENVSLLRDLISSSHDTNVAFLHHVASVHDTDKLDLFLQFSDGRYAG, from the coding sequence TTGATAGATCTCGATGAATTACGTGATGGTCAGATACGGTTTCACCATCTTGGGCAGACTGATTCCGTTTACACCTTCTACTACGATGAGACAAACAATGTCCGCAAGCTGTATGTGGACGAGGATGGCTTCAATGTCGCTTCGCCAAAGATCTTCATATTAGGAGGCATCGCGCACGAGGGTAAGGTCCGCGCTATTGATATTTCGACCTTGCGACAGGCGATGAACATTCAGAAGAATGTTTGCGAGTTGAAGCTTGCTCATGTCGCGAAAGGCGAGTTTGTTGAATTGTTGAAGTCTGAAAAGCTGGCGATCTTCTTGCGCTGGATTCGAGACGATGGCTTCATCATCCACTATCACGAATTGGATCCCCTTTACTGGTCGGTCGTCGACATCGTCGACTCGATACTTGCGAAAAGCGACCATGCGATGCTGCTTCACTACCATGCACTCCTGAAGAGCGATCTAACAGCAGTCTTCCGAAACAACCTGAGGGCGACCGCCGCCCTATTTCATCAATATGGCTACCCAGGCCTGTCCGCCGAAAACCGAATCCCATTCCTACGCGACCTTCTTGAATTCCTGGAGTGTAGCGAGTCTTGTCTGCCGGAATTCAATTACTTCATGCTTAAAGGTGTTCTGCAGATGGGACGATCACTCGATGAACTGGCTTTCATTGAGGGGAATCCCCGGAACCTGCTCATTGAGAATTTCAGCGCCTTCTATCTAAACCGCATCGCGCTGTTCCGACGTTCTGATCACATACTCGACACGGAGAACTCAGTTCAAGAAGCCTTCAAAAGATCGCCTCTCATGTGTGGAGATAAGCCAGCGACAAATTACCGGTTTGCAGACTCGAAAGACGAAGCGGGCATACAACTCGCCGATGTCCTGGTCGGTGTATTGGGGAAGCTCCACAGCTATCTAACAGAAGCTTCGCGAGAAGAGGTAGCCCAAGCACGCGATGGATTGTCTGGAACTTGCTTAGAAAACGTGAGCCTTCTACGAGACCTCATTTCCTCTTCCCACGACACTAATGTTGCGTTCCTCCATCATGTTGCGAGTGTCCACGATACGGACAAGCTAGACCTATTTCTGCAGTTTTCCGATGGGCGCTACGCAGGTTGA
- a CDS encoding tyrosine-type recombinase/integrase has product MCISKLSDGLYKIRWREGGRQRSLRVHGCRELAKKILRKKLSLRDENRHLDIKKEVNYQMSELIDQYWLHFGRKKISADREKSIVEGIRSELGRMFVREVDGYAVQRWYENLTGKRGLADNTAARHFNVMRHMMQKASTIWSKQTGIDKNPASLIEVNRPDDSRERFLSEDELCRLKIALDEKVFRKGSKDFNQTYLRMRLIVLIALSTGMRSGEIHQLYWSDVMYSAGLIKVRLKLKKGRERYVPMTSQLAEEIRQYPKSIGENRVFPPKGGVASRRQRLDGSFSEMLDRAKISDFRFHDLRHTFASWYMMNGGDLYELAKILGHANIKMTERYAKLGQSHIAKTVKVASQIWNLMKGAQEENNKEGGEYAA; this is encoded by the coding sequence GTGTGTATTAGTAAATTGTCCGATGGCCTATACAAAATTCGCTGGCGAGAAGGTGGTCGCCAGCGGAGTCTACGAGTCCACGGCTGCCGTGAATTGGCGAAGAAGATTCTTCGCAAGAAGCTGTCACTTAGGGACGAAAATCGACACCTCGATATCAAGAAGGAAGTGAATTATCAGATGTCGGAGTTGATAGATCAATATTGGCTGCACTTTGGGCGTAAAAAGATTTCAGCAGACCGCGAAAAGAGCATTGTCGAAGGTATCAGATCTGAGCTGGGTCGTATGTTCGTGCGAGAGGTTGATGGCTATGCGGTGCAACGCTGGTATGAAAACCTGACAGGAAAGCGCGGTTTGGCAGATAATACCGCTGCACGCCACTTCAATGTTATGCGCCACATGATGCAGAAGGCTTCGACAATATGGTCTAAACAGACCGGGATCGATAAGAATCCGGCTAGTTTGATCGAGGTAAACCGTCCAGATGATTCACGGGAGCGATTTCTCTCAGAAGATGAACTTTGTCGGTTGAAAATAGCTTTGGATGAAAAAGTGTTCCGAAAGGGCAGCAAAGACTTCAATCAGACCTACCTCCGTATGAGACTTATCGTGTTGATTGCCCTATCGACAGGCATGCGATCAGGTGAAATTCATCAGCTCTATTGGTCGGACGTGATGTATAGCGCAGGATTAATAAAGGTTCGGTTGAAGCTGAAAAAGGGCAGAGAGCGGTATGTCCCTATGACATCTCAGCTTGCAGAAGAGATTCGGCAATATCCCAAATCAATCGGTGAAAACCGAGTTTTTCCACCCAAAGGCGGTGTGGCGAGCCGGCGTCAGCGTCTGGATGGGAGCTTCTCTGAGATGCTCGATAGGGCGAAGATCTCCGATTTCCGGTTTCATGATCTGCGCCACACCTTCGCGTCCTGGTACATGATGAATGGTGGAGATCTTTACGAACTTGCTAAGATCCTCGGTCATGCCAATATCAAGATGACTGAGCGTTACGCCAAGCTCGGACAGAGCCATATTGCAAAGACAGTTAAAGTCGCGAGTCAAATCTGGAATCTTATGAAAGGGGCGCAAGAAGAGAATAATAAAGAAGGTGGAGAATATGCTGCCTGA
- a CDS encoding helix-turn-helix domain-containing protein, with amino-acid sequence MEYIQDQIRQAREARSLTQGDLGKRIGQPQSSISRIERGGDLRVSTLLEMARVLGLEPMLIPKRLVPAVRALIEHAADGGHSKVPSESSPSLVGGVPEDADEESY; translated from the coding sequence ATGGAATATATTCAAGATCAGATCCGGCAGGCTCGTGAGGCCAGGAGCCTTACCCAGGGCGACCTGGGTAAGCGTATCGGCCAACCGCAAAGCTCCATCTCCAGAATCGAACGCGGCGGCGATCTGCGTGTGTCTACTTTACTGGAGATGGCGCGTGTTTTAGGTCTCGAGCCCATGCTCATTCCCAAACGTCTTGTGCCAGCCGTGCGAGCACTGATCGAACATGCGGCCGATGGAGGCCATTCAAAAGTGCCTTCCGAAAGCAGCCCATCTCTGGTAGGAGGAGTGCCGGAAGATGCCGACGAAGAAAGCTATTAG
- a CDS encoding type II toxin-antitoxin system HipA family toxin: MPTKKAISASRPSVLEVRLSGTVVGTITNLPNDQNLFVFDAAYIADENRPVLSLSFYDAFRELRTDVRPVTRRLPPFFSNLLPEGQLRQYIAEHGDVNAQREFFLLWLLGNDLPGAVTVQDIEGRALPPAQGTPTEARTKVGKDVLRFSLAGVQLKLSAVGNPNRQLSVPASRQGEHWIVKLPSAAYPNLPENEYSMMQFAREVGIQVPEVGLLPMDRIDGVPEQWRQLKGSAYYIRRFDRGAKGKRIHIEDFNQIYGQFPEAKYKDYSYTNMAADLWRLTDETQFTEFVRRLIFNVVIGNNDMHLKNWSLIYPDGRTPQLAPAYDFVSTVCYIADDRLALSIAKEKAISRLDWALMERFARKAQVPSKLVLETARETIEKIMELWPRFQKELPLDQKTRRLITAHMKSVPLVAR; encoded by the coding sequence ATGCCGACGAAGAAAGCTATTAGCGCCAGTCGGCCTTCCGTCTTGGAGGTGCGTCTCTCGGGGACCGTTGTTGGCACGATTACGAATCTGCCCAACGACCAGAATCTTTTTGTCTTCGATGCGGCTTATATCGCCGACGAGAATCGGCCTGTTCTGAGCTTGAGTTTCTATGACGCATTCCGAGAGCTCCGAACCGACGTTCGGCCAGTGACGCGCCGGCTGCCACCATTCTTTTCCAATCTTCTTCCGGAAGGACAGTTGCGGCAATATATTGCCGAGCATGGCGATGTGAACGCGCAAAGAGAGTTCTTTCTGCTATGGCTTCTCGGCAATGACCTGCCCGGGGCAGTCACTGTTCAAGACATCGAAGGCCGCGCACTTCCGCCAGCCCAGGGCACTCCCACCGAAGCTCGCACAAAGGTCGGCAAGGATGTCCTGCGATTTTCACTCGCCGGCGTCCAGTTGAAGCTCTCGGCTGTCGGCAATCCGAACCGGCAACTCTCTGTCCCTGCTTCTAGGCAAGGCGAACATTGGATAGTAAAACTGCCGTCCGCGGCATATCCAAACCTGCCTGAAAACGAATACTCCATGATGCAGTTCGCTCGCGAAGTAGGTATACAGGTGCCCGAGGTGGGCCTGCTCCCTATGGACCGGATTGATGGCGTTCCAGAACAATGGAGGCAGTTGAAGGGGAGTGCCTATTACATCAGGCGATTTGATCGCGGTGCGAAGGGAAAACGTATCCATATCGAGGATTTCAACCAGATATACGGGCAGTTTCCCGAAGCCAAATATAAGGACTACAGCTACACCAATATGGCTGCCGATCTATGGCGTCTGACGGATGAGACACAGTTCACCGAGTTCGTCAGAAGGCTCATCTTCAATGTAGTCATCGGAAACAATGACATGCACTTGAAGAACTGGTCTCTTATCTACCCTGACGGCCGCACGCCGCAACTCGCTCCAGCCTACGATTTCGTGTCTACCGTGTGCTATATCGCAGATGATCGTCTAGCCTTGTCTATCGCCAAAGAGAAGGCCATCAGCCGATTGGATTGGGCATTGATGGAACGCTTTGCACGAAAAGCACAGGTTCCGAGCAAGCTCGTGCTCGAAACCGCCCGCGAGACCATAGAGAAAATCATGGAACTCTGGCCAAGATTCCAGAAAGAACTTCCGCTGGATCAGAAGACCCGTCGCCTGATAACGGCCCACATGAAATCGGTCCCCCTTGTGGCGCGGTGA
- a CDS encoding alpha/beta fold hydrolase, which translates to MQSAKTVVTLVHGTWATNAAWVEPSSKLSSELLARLPQPLVTNVFRWSGKNSASARNSAAANLAEQLRKLIDANPGARHYVIGHSHGGNVALKAVGPLICLIESVLFVCRHHSFT; encoded by the coding sequence ATGCAATCAGCCAAAACTGTTGTCACTCTCGTTCATGGAACTTGGGCTACCAACGCCGCATGGGTAGAGCCGAGTTCAAAACTGTCATCTGAACTCCTGGCGCGGCTTCCCCAACCACTTGTGACGAACGTCTTTCGATGGTCAGGTAAGAACTCCGCGTCTGCTCGGAATTCCGCTGCCGCAAATCTTGCTGAACAATTGCGGAAGCTTATCGATGCTAACCCTGGTGCGCGCCATTATGTTATCGGCCACAGTCACGGTGGAAACGTTGCATTGAAAGCGGTAGGGCCGCTGATCTGTTTGATAGAGTCGGTGTTATTTGTTTGTCGACACCATTCTTTCACGTAG